The following are encoded in a window of Arvicanthis niloticus isolate mArvNil1 chromosome 1, mArvNil1.pat.X, whole genome shotgun sequence genomic DNA:
- the Mus81 gene encoding structure-specific endonuclease subunit MUS81 isoform X2, whose amino-acid sequence MAEPVRLGRKRPLPVCPNPLFVRWLTEWRDEAASRGRHTRFVFQKALRSLQRYPLPLRSGKEAKILQHFGDRLCRMLDEKLKQHLASGGDHALNSPSGKNRASQGLSAQVQDSSMPVPTQPQAGRTSAGYWPAQNSGAREILLQLFREHLNSDGHSFLTKDELLQKCAQKTSQVVPGSSRPWPALRGLLHRNLVLRTHRPARYALTPEGLELAQKLAEAEGLSTLNTGFRPEEHHGEESAVPEATLSEPGTSEGGVQQRPLELRPGEYRVLLCVDIGETRGAGHRPEMLRELQRLHVPHTVRKLHVGDFVWVAQETSPRDPERPGELVLDHIVERKRLDDLCSSIIDGRFREQKFRLKRCGLGRRVYLVEEHGSVHLSLPESTLLQAVTNTQVIDGFFVKRTMDIKESAGYLALLTKGLERMYQGHTLRSHPWGTPGDAGSEAKPSTNPLCSLLTFSDFNAEAVKNKAQSVREVFARQLMHVRGLSGEKAAALVDRYSTPARLLAAYDACATTKEQETLLSTVKCGRLQRNLGPALSRTLYQLYCSQSPLT is encoded by the exons ATGGCGGAGCCGGTCCGCTTGGGCCGGAAGCGTCCGCTGCCTGTTTGCCCCAACCCGCTCTTCGTTCGTTGGCTGACCGAGTGGCGGGACGAGGCAGCCAGCAGAGGGCGCCACACGCGCTTTGTGTTTCAAAAG GCACTGCGCTCCCTCCAGCGGTACCCGCTACCACTGCGCAGCGGGAAGGAAGCCAAGATACTCCAGCACTTCGGAGACAGGCTCTGCCGCATGCTGGACGAAAAGCTGAAGCAGCACCTAGCATCGGGCG gtgACCATGCCCTGAACTCACCATCTGGAAAGAATAGAGCCAGCCAAGGGCTATCTGCTCAAGTCCAGGACTCTTCCATGCCA GTTCCCACCCAGCCTCAAGCAGGACGCACCAGTGCTGGCTATTGGCCAGCTCAGAACTCAGGTGCTCGAGAGATCCTGCTGCAGCTCTTCAGGGAACACCTG AATTCTGATGGCCACAGCTTCCTAACCAAAGACGAGTTGCTGCAGAAGTGTGCCCAGAAGACCTCCCAG GTAGTACCTGGGAGTTCGAGACCCTGGCCTGCCCTCCGAGGCCTCCTCCATAGGAACCTAGTCCTCAGAACACATCGGCCAGCCAG GTATGCACTGACACCtgagggcctggagctggcccagAAGCTGGCCGAGGCAGAAGGCCTGAGCACTCTGAACACTGGCTTTAGGCCAGAGGAGCATCATGGAGAAGAGTCAGCAGTTCCAGAAGCCACCTTGTCAGAACC TGGCACTTCCGAGGGGGGCGTCCAGCAGAGACCACTGGAGCTAAGGCCTGGAGAGTACAGAGTGCTGTTGtgtgtggacattggtgagaccAGAGG GGCAGGACACAGACCAGAAATGCTCCGAGAGTTACAAAGACTGCATGTGCCCCACACTGTACGCAAGTTGCACGTTGGAGACTTTGTGTGGGTGGCACAGGAGACCAGTCCCAGAGACCCAG AAAGACCTGGGGAGTTAGTCCTAGACCACATTGTGGAACGCAAGCGGCTAGATGACCTGTGCAGCAGTATCATTGATGGCCGCTTTCGCGAGCAGAAG TTCCGCCTGAAGCGCTGTGGCCTGGGGCGCCGGGTATACTTGGTGGAGGAACATGGGTCTGTCCACCTTAGCCTTCCTGAGAGTACATTGCTGCAGGCTGTCACAAACACCCAG GTCATTGATGGCTTTTTTGTGAAGCGCACCATGGATATTAAGGAGTCAGCTGGCTACCTGGCACTTCTCACAAAGGGCCTGGAAAGAATGTACCAG GGCCACACCCTACGCAGCCACCCTTGGGGAACCCCAGGGGATGCTGGATCAGAAGCAAAGCCTTCTACAAATCCTCTCTGCTCACTCCTCACCTTCAGTGACTTCAATGCAGAGGCTGTCAAGAATAAG GCCCAGTCTGTGCGAGAAGTATTTGCCCGGCAGCTGATGCACGTGCGTGGACTGAGTGGGGAGAAGGCAGCAGCCCTGGTGGATCGATACAGCACCCCTGCCAG ACTCCTGGCTGCCTATGATGCCTGTGCCACCACAAAGGAGCAGGAGACGCTGCTGAGCACTGTCAAGTGTGGGCGTCTGCAGAG AAATCTGGGACCTGCTCTGAGCAGGACCCTGTACCAGCTCTACTGCAGCCAAAGCCCTCTGACCTGA
- the Mus81 gene encoding structure-specific endonuclease subunit MUS81 isoform X1: protein MAEPVRLGRKRPLPVCPNPLFVRWLTEWRDEAASRGRHTRFVFQKALRSLQRYPLPLRSGKEAKILQHFGDRLCRMLDEKLKQHLASGGDHALNSPSGKNRASQGLSAQVQDSSMPLWLRAGPGTHPQLLLLFWPPSHSRFTRVPTQPQAGRTSAGYWPAQNSGAREILLQLFREHLNSDGHSFLTKDELLQKCAQKTSQVVPGSSRPWPALRGLLHRNLVLRTHRPARYALTPEGLELAQKLAEAEGLSTLNTGFRPEEHHGEESAVPEATLSEPGTSEGGVQQRPLELRPGEYRVLLCVDIGETRGAGHRPEMLRELQRLHVPHTVRKLHVGDFVWVAQETSPRDPERPGELVLDHIVERKRLDDLCSSIIDGRFREQKFRLKRCGLGRRVYLVEEHGSVHLSLPESTLLQAVTNTQVIDGFFVKRTMDIKESAGYLALLTKGLERMYQGHTLRSHPWGTPGDAGSEAKPSTNPLCSLLTFSDFNAEAVKNKAQSVREVFARQLMHVRGLSGEKAAALVDRYSTPARLLAAYDACATTKEQETLLSTVKCGRLQRNLGPALSRTLYQLYCSQSPLT from the exons ATGGCGGAGCCGGTCCGCTTGGGCCGGAAGCGTCCGCTGCCTGTTTGCCCCAACCCGCTCTTCGTTCGTTGGCTGACCGAGTGGCGGGACGAGGCAGCCAGCAGAGGGCGCCACACGCGCTTTGTGTTTCAAAAG GCACTGCGCTCCCTCCAGCGGTACCCGCTACCACTGCGCAGCGGGAAGGAAGCCAAGATACTCCAGCACTTCGGAGACAGGCTCTGCCGCATGCTGGACGAAAAGCTGAAGCAGCACCTAGCATCGGGCG gtgACCATGCCCTGAACTCACCATCTGGAAAGAATAGAGCCAGCCAAGGGCTATCTGCTCAAGTCCAGGACTCTTCCATGCCA TTGTGGCTGAGGGCTGGGCCTGGGACACACCCCCAACTTTTGCTGCTGTTCTGGCCACCATCACATTCCAGATTTACAAGG GTTCCCACCCAGCCTCAAGCAGGACGCACCAGTGCTGGCTATTGGCCAGCTCAGAACTCAGGTGCTCGAGAGATCCTGCTGCAGCTCTTCAGGGAACACCTG AATTCTGATGGCCACAGCTTCCTAACCAAAGACGAGTTGCTGCAGAAGTGTGCCCAGAAGACCTCCCAG GTAGTACCTGGGAGTTCGAGACCCTGGCCTGCCCTCCGAGGCCTCCTCCATAGGAACCTAGTCCTCAGAACACATCGGCCAGCCAG GTATGCACTGACACCtgagggcctggagctggcccagAAGCTGGCCGAGGCAGAAGGCCTGAGCACTCTGAACACTGGCTTTAGGCCAGAGGAGCATCATGGAGAAGAGTCAGCAGTTCCAGAAGCCACCTTGTCAGAACC TGGCACTTCCGAGGGGGGCGTCCAGCAGAGACCACTGGAGCTAAGGCCTGGAGAGTACAGAGTGCTGTTGtgtgtggacattggtgagaccAGAGG GGCAGGACACAGACCAGAAATGCTCCGAGAGTTACAAAGACTGCATGTGCCCCACACTGTACGCAAGTTGCACGTTGGAGACTTTGTGTGGGTGGCACAGGAGACCAGTCCCAGAGACCCAG AAAGACCTGGGGAGTTAGTCCTAGACCACATTGTGGAACGCAAGCGGCTAGATGACCTGTGCAGCAGTATCATTGATGGCCGCTTTCGCGAGCAGAAG TTCCGCCTGAAGCGCTGTGGCCTGGGGCGCCGGGTATACTTGGTGGAGGAACATGGGTCTGTCCACCTTAGCCTTCCTGAGAGTACATTGCTGCAGGCTGTCACAAACACCCAG GTCATTGATGGCTTTTTTGTGAAGCGCACCATGGATATTAAGGAGTCAGCTGGCTACCTGGCACTTCTCACAAAGGGCCTGGAAAGAATGTACCAG GGCCACACCCTACGCAGCCACCCTTGGGGAACCCCAGGGGATGCTGGATCAGAAGCAAAGCCTTCTACAAATCCTCTCTGCTCACTCCTCACCTTCAGTGACTTCAATGCAGAGGCTGTCAAGAATAAG GCCCAGTCTGTGCGAGAAGTATTTGCCCGGCAGCTGATGCACGTGCGTGGACTGAGTGGGGAGAAGGCAGCAGCCCTGGTGGATCGATACAGCACCCCTGCCAG ACTCCTGGCTGCCTATGATGCCTGTGCCACCACAAAGGAGCAGGAGACGCTGCTGAGCACTGTCAAGTGTGGGCGTCTGCAGAG AAATCTGGGACCTGCTCTGAGCAGGACCCTGTACCAGCTCTACTGCAGCCAAAGCCCTCTGACCTGA
- the Mus81 gene encoding structure-specific endonuclease subunit MUS81 isoform X3, producing MAEPVRLGRKRPLPVCPNPLFVRWLTEWRDEAASRGRHTRFVFQKALRSLQRYPLPLRSGKEAKILQHFGDRLCRMLDEKLKQHLASGGDHALNSPSGKNRASQGLSAQVQDSSMPLWLRAGPGTHPQLLLLFWPPSHSRFTRVPTQPQAGRTSAGYWPAQNSGAREILLQLFREHLNSDGHSFLTKDELLQKCAQKTSQVVPGSSRPWPALRGLLHRNLVLRTHRPARYALTPEGLELAQKLAEAEGLSTLNTGFRPEEHHGEESAVPEATLSEPGTSEGGVQQRPLELRPGEYRVLLCVDIGETRGAGHRPEMLRELQRLHVPHTVRKLHVGDFVWVAQETSPRDPERPGELVLDHIVERKRLDDLCSSIIDGRFREQKFRLKRCGLGRRVYLVEEHGSVHLSLPESTLLQAVTNTQVIDGFFVKRTMDIKESAGYLALLTKGLERMYQVF from the exons ATGGCGGAGCCGGTCCGCTTGGGCCGGAAGCGTCCGCTGCCTGTTTGCCCCAACCCGCTCTTCGTTCGTTGGCTGACCGAGTGGCGGGACGAGGCAGCCAGCAGAGGGCGCCACACGCGCTTTGTGTTTCAAAAG GCACTGCGCTCCCTCCAGCGGTACCCGCTACCACTGCGCAGCGGGAAGGAAGCCAAGATACTCCAGCACTTCGGAGACAGGCTCTGCCGCATGCTGGACGAAAAGCTGAAGCAGCACCTAGCATCGGGCG gtgACCATGCCCTGAACTCACCATCTGGAAAGAATAGAGCCAGCCAAGGGCTATCTGCTCAAGTCCAGGACTCTTCCATGCCA TTGTGGCTGAGGGCTGGGCCTGGGACACACCCCCAACTTTTGCTGCTGTTCTGGCCACCATCACATTCCAGATTTACAAGG GTTCCCACCCAGCCTCAAGCAGGACGCACCAGTGCTGGCTATTGGCCAGCTCAGAACTCAGGTGCTCGAGAGATCCTGCTGCAGCTCTTCAGGGAACACCTG AATTCTGATGGCCACAGCTTCCTAACCAAAGACGAGTTGCTGCAGAAGTGTGCCCAGAAGACCTCCCAG GTAGTACCTGGGAGTTCGAGACCCTGGCCTGCCCTCCGAGGCCTCCTCCATAGGAACCTAGTCCTCAGAACACATCGGCCAGCCAG GTATGCACTGACACCtgagggcctggagctggcccagAAGCTGGCCGAGGCAGAAGGCCTGAGCACTCTGAACACTGGCTTTAGGCCAGAGGAGCATCATGGAGAAGAGTCAGCAGTTCCAGAAGCCACCTTGTCAGAACC TGGCACTTCCGAGGGGGGCGTCCAGCAGAGACCACTGGAGCTAAGGCCTGGAGAGTACAGAGTGCTGTTGtgtgtggacattggtgagaccAGAGG GGCAGGACACAGACCAGAAATGCTCCGAGAGTTACAAAGACTGCATGTGCCCCACACTGTACGCAAGTTGCACGTTGGAGACTTTGTGTGGGTGGCACAGGAGACCAGTCCCAGAGACCCAG AAAGACCTGGGGAGTTAGTCCTAGACCACATTGTGGAACGCAAGCGGCTAGATGACCTGTGCAGCAGTATCATTGATGGCCGCTTTCGCGAGCAGAAG TTCCGCCTGAAGCGCTGTGGCCTGGGGCGCCGGGTATACTTGGTGGAGGAACATGGGTCTGTCCACCTTAGCCTTCCTGAGAGTACATTGCTGCAGGCTGTCACAAACACCCAG GTCATTGATGGCTTTTTTGTGAAGCGCACCATGGATATTAAGGAGTCAGCTGGCTACCTGGCACTTCTCACAAAGGGCCTGGAAAGAATGTACCAG GTTTTCTAG
- the Cfl1 gene encoding cofilin-1 produces MASGVAVSDGVIKVFNDMKVRKSSTPEEVKKRKKAVLFCLSEDKKNIILEEGKEILVGDVGQTVDDPYTTFVKMLPDKDCRYALYDATYETKESKKEDLVFIFWAPENAPLKSKMIYASSKDAIKKKLTGIKHELQANCYEEVKDRCTLAEKLGGSAVISLEGKPL; encoded by the exons ATG GCCTCTGGTGTGGCTGTCTCTGATGGTGTCATCAAGGTGTTCAATGACATGAAAGTTCGCAAATCTTCAACACCAGAAGAAGTGAAGAAACGCAAGAAGGCAGTGCTCTTTTGCCTGAGTGAGGACAAGAAGAACATCATCCTGGAGGAGGGCAAGGAGATCCTAGTAGGAGATGTGGGGCAGACCGTGGATGACCCCTACACCACGTTTGTCAAGATGCTGCCAGATAAGGACTGCCGCTACGCTCTCTATGATGCAACCTATGAGACCAAGGAGAGCAAGAAGGAGGACCTGGTGTTCATCTTCTG GGCTCCCGAGAATGCACCCCTTAAGAGCAAAATGATCTATGCCAGCTCCAAGGATGCCATCAAGAAGAAGCTGACAG GAATCAAGCATGAATTACAAGCTAACTGCTACGAGGAGGTCAAGGACCGCTGCACCCTGGCAGAGAAACTAGGTGGCAGCGCCGTCATTTCCCTGGAGGGCAAGCCTTTGTGA
- the Snx32 gene encoding sorting nexin-32 isoform X2 — protein MSQLRSIMEEHHQEAGKESKSSSMSVDLQGDNPLQVEISDAVSERDKVKFTVQTKTGLPHFAQPEFSVVRQHEEFVWLHDTYVENGEYAGLIIPPAPPRPDFEASREKLQKLGEGSSSITREEFAKMKQELEAEYLAIFKKTVAMHEVFLQRLAAHPTLRRDHNFSVFLEYSQDLSVREKNRKEVLGGFLRSIVRSADEVLITGISGLKEVDDFFEHERTFLVEYHTRIRDTCQRADRVMRSHKCLADNYIPISAALSSLGTQEVNQLKRSFLKLADLFERLRKLEGRVASDEDLKLSDMLRYYMRDSQAAKDLLYRRLRALADYENANKALDRARTRNREVRPAESHQQLCCQRFERLSDSAKQELMDFKARRVSSFRKNLIELAELELKHAKASTLLLQNTLVALKGEL, from the exons ATGTCCCAGCTGAGGAGCATCATGGAGGAACATCATCAGGAAGCTGGGAAAGAGAGTAAg TCTTCCTCCATGTCAGTGGATCTGCAGGGGGACAACCCCTTACAGGTGGAGATTTCTGATGCTGTGAGTGAGCGGGACAAAGTGAAGTTTACTGTTCAAACCAAG ACTGGCCTCCCTCACTTTGCCCAGCCTGAGTTCTCAGTGGTTCGGCAGCACGAAGAGTTCGTGTGGCTACATGACACCTATGTGGAAAATGGAGAGTACGCCGGCCTCATA attcccccagcccctcccaggccAGACTTTGAGGCTTCAAGGGAAAAGCTGCAGAAGTTGGGTGAGGGCAGCAGCTCCATCACCCGGGAAGAATTTGCCAAGATGAAGCAGGAGCTAGAAGC GGAGTACTTGGCCATCTTTAAGAAGACGGTTGCAATGCATGAAGTCTTCCTGCAGCGCCTGGCAGCCCATCCCACCCTGCGTCGGGATCACAACTTCTCTGTCTTCTTGGAATACAGTCAGGAT CTGAGTGTTCGAGAGAAGAACAGGAAGGAGGTCTTGGGAGGGTTCCTGAGGAGCATCGTCAGGTCTGCAGATGAAGTCCTCATCACCGGCATATCAGGGCTCAAG GAGGTAGATGACTTCTTTGAGCATGAGAGGACCTTCCTAGTAGAATACCACACCCGAATCCGAGACACCTGCCAGAGAGCCGACCGTGTTATGCGCTCCCACAAGT GCCTGGCAGACAACTATATCCCTATCTCTGCGGCACTGAGCAGTCTCGGAACCCAGGAAGTCAACCAGCTGAAGAG GAGCTTCCTGAAACTGGCAGACCTCTTTGAGCGACTGAGA AAGCTGGAAGGCCGGGTAGCCTCTGATGAGGACCTGAAGCTGTCTGACATGCTGAGATACTACATGCGAGACTCACAGGCAGCCAAG GACTTGTTATACCGGCGGCTTCGGGCACTGGCCGACTATGAGAATGCTAACAAGGCGCTGGACAGAGCTCGAACTAGGAATCGGGAAGTGCGGCCAGCAGAGAGCCACCAACAGCTGTGCTGCCAGCGCTTTGAGCGCCTCTCTGACTCTGCCAAACAGG AGCTCATGGACTTCAAGGCTCGCAGGGTCTCCTCTTTCCGTAAGAATCTCATTGAGCTGGCAGAGCTAGAGCTCAAGCATGCCAAG GCCAGCACCCTGCTTCTCCAGAACACCCTTGTTGCCCTTAAAGGAGAGCTTTAG
- the Snx32 gene encoding sorting nexin-32 isoform X1, translating to MSQLRSIMEEHHQEAGKESKSSSMSVDLQGDNPLQVEISDAVSERDKVKFTVQTKTGLPHFAQPEFSVVRQHEEFVWLHDTYVENGEYAGLIQIPPAPPRPDFEASREKLQKLGEGSSSITREEFAKMKQELEAEYLAIFKKTVAMHEVFLQRLAAHPTLRRDHNFSVFLEYSQDLSVREKNRKEVLGGFLRSIVRSADEVLITGISGLKEVDDFFEHERTFLVEYHTRIRDTCQRADRVMRSHKCLADNYIPISAALSSLGTQEVNQLKRSFLKLADLFERLRKLEGRVASDEDLKLSDMLRYYMRDSQAAKDLLYRRLRALADYENANKALDRARTRNREVRPAESHQQLCCQRFERLSDSAKQELMDFKARRVSSFRKNLIELAELELKHAKASTLLLQNTLVALKGEL from the exons ATGTCCCAGCTGAGGAGCATCATGGAGGAACATCATCAGGAAGCTGGGAAAGAGAGTAAg TCTTCCTCCATGTCAGTGGATCTGCAGGGGGACAACCCCTTACAGGTGGAGATTTCTGATGCTGTGAGTGAGCGGGACAAAGTGAAGTTTACTGTTCAAACCAAG ACTGGCCTCCCTCACTTTGCCCAGCCTGAGTTCTCAGTGGTTCGGCAGCACGAAGAGTTCGTGTGGCTACATGACACCTATGTGGAAAATGGAGAGTACGCCGGCCTCATA CAGattcccccagcccctcccaggccAGACTTTGAGGCTTCAAGGGAAAAGCTGCAGAAGTTGGGTGAGGGCAGCAGCTCCATCACCCGGGAAGAATTTGCCAAGATGAAGCAGGAGCTAGAAGC GGAGTACTTGGCCATCTTTAAGAAGACGGTTGCAATGCATGAAGTCTTCCTGCAGCGCCTGGCAGCCCATCCCACCCTGCGTCGGGATCACAACTTCTCTGTCTTCTTGGAATACAGTCAGGAT CTGAGTGTTCGAGAGAAGAACAGGAAGGAGGTCTTGGGAGGGTTCCTGAGGAGCATCGTCAGGTCTGCAGATGAAGTCCTCATCACCGGCATATCAGGGCTCAAG GAGGTAGATGACTTCTTTGAGCATGAGAGGACCTTCCTAGTAGAATACCACACCCGAATCCGAGACACCTGCCAGAGAGCCGACCGTGTTATGCGCTCCCACAAGT GCCTGGCAGACAACTATATCCCTATCTCTGCGGCACTGAGCAGTCTCGGAACCCAGGAAGTCAACCAGCTGAAGAG GAGCTTCCTGAAACTGGCAGACCTCTTTGAGCGACTGAGA AAGCTGGAAGGCCGGGTAGCCTCTGATGAGGACCTGAAGCTGTCTGACATGCTGAGATACTACATGCGAGACTCACAGGCAGCCAAG GACTTGTTATACCGGCGGCTTCGGGCACTGGCCGACTATGAGAATGCTAACAAGGCGCTGGACAGAGCTCGAACTAGGAATCGGGAAGTGCGGCCAGCAGAGAGCCACCAACAGCTGTGCTGCCAGCGCTTTGAGCGCCTCTCTGACTCTGCCAAACAGG AGCTCATGGACTTCAAGGCTCGCAGGGTCTCCTCTTTCCGTAAGAATCTCATTGAGCTGGCAGAGCTAGAGCTCAAGCATGCCAAG GCCAGCACCCTGCTTCTCCAGAACACCCTTGTTGCCCTTAAAGGAGAGCTTTAG
- the LOC117712629 gene encoding non-structural maintenance of chromosomes element 3 homolog, whose protein sequence is MLQKTRSRSHRGAQLGSGGDCCPGVSGEIPRAFGHPDASQDTPGARSRSSRQAQATFATELRTQKQLELKVAELVQFLLIKDQRKIPIKRSGILKHVIRDYKDIFPDLLKLAAEQLHYVFGYKLVELGPKSNSYILVNALEPVDEDGELKGYQGTPTSGLLMIILGLIFMNGHSIPENDVWDFLRRLGVYPTKKHSVFGDPKKLITEDFVRQRYLESRRIPHTDPVDCELQWGPRANLETSKMKVLKFVAKIHKQDPKDWPTQYCEALADEQRRVRSEPSDPAPIS, encoded by the coding sequence ATGTTGCAAAAAACGAGGAGCAGAAGCCACCGTGGTGCCCAGCTAGGGAGCGGCGGTGACTGCTGCCCGGGTGTCTCTGGAGAGATCCCGAGGGCTTTTGGACACCCCGATGCCTCGCAGGACACCCCAGGCGCCCGGTCGCGGAGCTCTCGTCAGGCCCAGGCTACCTTCGCCACTGAGCTCCGGACCCAGAAGCAGCTGGAGCTTAAGGTGGCAGAGCTGGTGCAGTTCTTGCTGATTAAGGACCAGAGGAAGATTCCCATCAAGCGGTCGGGCATCCTGAAGCACGTCATCCGAgactacaaggacatcttcccaGACCTGCTTAAGCTGGCTGCAGAACAGCTCCACTACGTGTTCGGGTACAAACTGGTGGAACTCGGACCCAAGAGCAACTCCTACATTCTCGTCAACGCCCTGGAACCAGTGGACGAGGATGGTGAATTGAAAGGCTACCAGGGAACGCCCACCTCCGGCCTCCTGATGATTATTTTAGGGCTCATCTTTATGAATGGTCACAGCATCCCAGAAAACGATGTCTGGGATTTTCTACGTCGTTTGGGGGTGTACCCCACCAAGAAGCATTCAGTTTTCGGGGATCCGAAGAAACTCATTACTGAAGACTTCGTGAGACAACGTTATCTGGAGTCCCGGCGGATACCCCACACAGATCCTGTGGACTGTGAGCTCCAGTGGGGTCCACGAGCAAATCTGGAAACCAGCAAAATGAAAGTCCTTAAGTTTGTAGCCAAAATCCACAAACAAGATCCCAAGGACTGGCCCACTCAATATTGTGAAGCTTTGGCAGACGAGCAGCGTAGGGTCAGATCTGAGCCAAGTGACCCTGCTCCAATCTCTTGA